A stretch of the Leguminivora glycinivorella isolate SPB_JAAS2020 chromosome 2, LegGlyc_1.1, whole genome shotgun sequence genome encodes the following:
- the LOC125241008 gene encoding glutaredoxin-3: MSVTNVDSAENFQNLIRSPTLTVAHFSAEWADQCGQVTEVLKELSKIPEIQGSGAKFCVCDAENLSEISLSYKVDSVPTVILFKNGSQVDRVDGADAAQITSKVKAHSLGKAAPAITTPQQPLEERLKALINKHNVMVFMKGNRETPRCGFSRTLIQILNGTGVQYGTFDILTDEEVRQGLKEYSDWPTYPQLYVKGELVGGLDIIKELQASGELDATLKA, translated from the exons ATCTCCTACATTGACAGTAGCCCATTTTTCAGCCGAATGGGCAGACCAATGTGGCCAAGTCACAGAGGTGCTCAAAGAACTTTCTAAAATTCCAGAAATCCAAGGTAGTGGAGCTAAGTTCTGTGTTTGTGATGCTGAGAACCTATCTGAAATCTCATTATCTTAtaag GTTGATTCAGTACCAActgtaattttattcaaaaatggATCACAAGTGGACAGAGTGGATGGTGCAGACGCCGCACAAATTACTTCAAAGGTAAAGGCTCACAGCCTCGGGAAGGCAGCTCCAGCTATCACAACACCACAACAGCCATTGGAGGAGAGGCTCAAGGCACTGATCAATAAACATAATGTAATGGTATTCATGAAAGGCAACAGAGAGACACCTAGATGTGGATTCAGCAGGACCTTGATTCAGATTCTGAATGGAACGGG GGTTCAATATGGCACTTTTGATATACTGACTGACGAGGAAGTTCGCCAAGGCCTAAAAGAGTACTCTGATTGGCCAACTTACCCCCAACTTTATGTCAAAGGTGAACTGGTTGGGGGGCTAGATATTATCAAAGAACTGCAAGCCAGTGGAGAGTTAGATGCCACTCTGAAAGCTTGA